From Hymenobacter sediminicola:
TAATGAGCAGCATGTTGGCGCGGGGCACGTCGCCGAGGCCATTTTCGCGGGTCATGTCCACTACGGAGTAGCGCAGGCCGTTGCTGGTGCCCTGTGCGGCCACCGTAAACACGTAGAACACGTTACCGGAGCCGGGGTCGGGCACTACCAGGGCACTTTGGGTGCTGGAGTTGGAGCCCATCAGCTTGCGGCCGTTGGGCATGACAGCGTGCTGGCGGTTGAAGATGTATTCGCCGTTGGTGTAGAACAGGAGCTGGCCCTGGGCATTGGTTGCCACCGCCGAGCCCTCGTAGGTAGTCATTTTGTTGTTGAGCAGCGGGGTAGGGGCGGCGCCTCCCACCGGGAAGCTCAACCCAGCCTGCTGGCCGAAATACCAGATGGACTGCTCACGCTGCGCGCGTGCTGCACTAGGCAGTAGCAACAGTAGTAGCAGGGGCAGAAGCAAAAGTCGTTTCATAGAATTCGGAAAGTACGTCGCTGGTCAGAACGCAATTTCGTGCCAAAACGATATTCTGCCGGATTGCAGCCGCCAAAAGTCGGACTCTCAGAAGATACCTGGGCTACTCCAGTACTACTTTCTGTTGCTGGTGTTGTCCGGTAGCGCCTTGCACTGTCAGCAGATACAGGCCGTGCCACTGCTGAGCCTCGGGCAGGGCCAGCAGGGAGGTGCCGGCCGGTACCGCCACGCCGCGCCGCACTACCGTTCGGCCCAGCGCGTCGGCTACAGTCAGTTCTACTGTCTGCGCTTCCCGGGCTTGCACCTGCACCCGAAGCGTGCCGCCCGCCGGAACCGGATTGGGATAGGCAGCCAGGCGAAGCGCCGGCTGGTTCTGGCCGCTGCGTTGTAGCGTTACTACGCCTGAATAAGCCGCCTGCCCATCGGTATCCTGAATAAGCAAGCGGTAGTAGGCCATGCCCTCAGGTGGCATAGCATCCGTGAAGGTGTACTTGTGCGCACTTGCACTGTTGGTGGCGGCTACCCGGCCCAGGTTTTTGAAATTCCGCTCATCGGAACTGCGCTGCACCTCAAAGTAAGCCACATGCTGCTCCGAAGCCGTGTGCCACTGCAGTTCGTTGGCTATGCCCGCCTCCCGGCCCGTGAAAGTGGTGAGCACCACTGGAAGAGGCGATGTGCCGGTGATAGTTACGCGCCGGGCGTTGGTGCTGAGCCGGCCACAGGGTGCTATGCTGGCCAGGGCTGCCTGCAGCCCGCCAAGCGTGCCATTCTGCAGGCCACTCACGGCATAGTCGCGCTGGAAAAGGAAGCCATACACGTCATAGGTGCCGGCGGGCAGCGTACGCAAATCGGCGGTGGGCGCTACCTGTGCAACTTGATTGGTCGTGGTATTCACCACCACATACTGGTAGTCATAGCCGAGGCTTTGGAGAGGCGCATAAGCCGTGCCTCCGGCAGGGGAGGTAGCAAAACTTACGCTGTAGCTGCTGCCAGCAGCGGGTGTTCCACCAAAATTGGACACCACTAACGTGTAGGACTGGCCGGCAGTTAGCGAAACAGTAACGCTACGGGCCGTGGAACCGGTGTAGTTATCGGCCAGCAGGTTGGCACAAGGGTCGTCGGGATTGAAACTGCCGTCATACACTCGTAATACCATGCTTGAAAAGCCAATGGGTGTAGCTATGGTATAGGAAGCCGTAGCCGATGGCACAAACACGTGCGCATCGTAGTAGGTCACGTTGCTGTAGCGTGTGCAGCTGCTGCCGTTATAGTCTGTCAGGTTGGTGGCCGGGTCGGTAGCGGTGATGGTGCCCGTTAGCTGATTTATCCCCGCATATTCGGTCAAGCTGTAGCCCTGCTGGGTCAGGTTGAGGGCCGCATTACCAGCTGCTGCAGTGACGGGAGTTGCCGGAAGCGTCTGAGATGCAATAGGTGTGCAGGGCGCAATGGGGAAGTCAGCGTCGTTGATATCGAAGAAGATATTGCCCACCGCCTCTACCCGGATGCGGGCCTGGCTGGTCGTCACGTTCGGAACGGTTACAGTCGCCGAGCCGGTGTTGGGCGCCGCTGCGGCCAGTACACCAAACGTCTGCCCGCCATCCGTAGAAAGGCTGATTCGCACCTGACTCACACCGATAGGAGCTTGGTCGGTACCGTTCACCGACCACGTAACCGTAGCCTGCTGCCCACCAATCCAAAGGGAAGCCGTGTTTTGGGTAGTGAGGGCAAACGGTCCGGAAGTAGGCGCTACAGTCAGCGTCACGTTGTCGGTGGAGAAGGTGCCACCGGCGGCGCGCTGGTCGCGGGCTGTCACCACGAAATGCAGGTCGCGGGCTACGTTGGGCAATGCTTCGCCGATGCGATTGGCGGGCTGGTTGCTGTTGGCTAGCACGTAGCGCAGGTCGGGAAAGGTGCGGGAAGGCGTGGTACGGGGTGGCCGAGGCCGGAACAGAGGCGCCTCGGGGTCGTCAATGGCAGCTAGCCCGTTGATGCCCGCAATAGTGCCCAGAGCCTGCGTGTTGGGCGTGTAGTCGAACTGATTCCAGGTGTAGGTCAGCGTTTCACCGTCGGGGTCGGCGCCGGTAGCCGTGAGCGTGAAGGGTGTATTGCGCGGAATCACATAGTCGGCGCCGGCATTCACAGTCGGAGGCTGGTTGGCGTTGGTTGTAACGGTTGGGCAGGCAGCATTGCGCAGGTTGGTGCGCATCTGGTCCAAAGACCGGGTATTGAAATGGTCAGCTTCGGTGCCTACCACATTCTGCAGGGTTTGGGTGCCGCATACATCGGTGTAGGCCATGATGGTGGCGCCGCCACCGGGCTCTAAGTTGCTACCGGCCGTCTGGCTACCGCAAGGCCCCGTGAAGGTGTGCGCCGCCCCATGCTGATGCCCCATTTCATGCGCCAACACCTGCTGGAAGCCGCTAGTAGTCACCCCCGACCACGCCTGGGCCTTATAGGTGCTGTTGCAGATGATGCCCACGTAGGCGACACCACCGCCGTTGTTATGGAAACAATGGCCCAAATCAAAGTCGCTGGGCGTGAAACGCGCATTGATAAAGCCTCCCACTTCGCCCAGGTTTTGCTCCCGCAGGCGCCCAGCCGCAGCCGCAGCACCGCTGGAGAGGGTGGCCGTGGTCATAGCCGAGAAGTAGTAGGTGCCGCCGTTGGGCTTTACCAGTTCATAGCTCACCGACAGTTCCTGCAGATACAGCCCCGACATCTGGTTCATGGCGGCTACCACAGCCTGCTCCACAGCAGCATCTGAGTTGCCATTGGCGGCGTAGTATTCCTGCGTTACCAGAATGGCGTAACGGAGCCGCCGCAGCTGTGTCCCGAAACTGAACGGGGCCGGCATCGACGAAAAGTTTTCGGGGCGCAGCACGTCGCCGGCCGGACTCAGCGTACCGCAAGGCCCACCAGTTGGCGGCGTTTGCTGCAACTCGTAGCCGGTGCCATCGGCTGCCGGCCGCAGGCTTGCCGACTCCGACCCGGCCAGCAGCTGGGCCGTTAGGCTGCGGGGCGTCAGGACCAGCGACACCCGGTGGCCCG
This genomic window contains:
- a CDS encoding M12 family metallo-peptidase; its protein translation is MKKASLAVTRLLLIWLAVLAGTTQSSTAQQAPPRRVSVNVEQLRQQLTATPSTSARLGSVAAYRVILPTLQGSRAFVLTETHVLPAADAAARRRLRTYVGYEENTPGHRVSLVLTPRSLTAQLLAGSESASLRPAADGTGYELQQTPPTGGPCGTLSPAGDVLRPENFSSMPAPFSFGTQLRRLRYAILVTQEYYAANGNSDAAVEQAVVAAMNQMSGLYLQELSVSYELVKPNGGTYYFSAMTTATLSSGAAAAAGRLREQNLGEVGGFINARFTPSDFDLGHCFHNNGGGVAYVGIICNSTYKAQAWSGVTTSGFQQVLAHEMGHQHGAAHTFTGPCGSQTAGSNLEPGGGATIMAYTDVCGTQTLQNVVGTEADHFNTRSLDQMRTNLRNAACPTVTTNANQPPTVNAGADYVIPRNTPFTLTATGADPDGETLTYTWNQFDYTPNTQALGTIAGINGLAAIDDPEAPLFRPRPPRTTPSRTFPDLRYVLANSNQPANRIGEALPNVARDLHFVVTARDQRAAGGTFSTDNVTLTVAPTSGPFALTTQNTASLWIGGQQATVTWSVNGTDQAPIGVSQVRISLSTDGGQTFGVLAAAAPNTGSATVTVPNVTTSQARIRVEAVGNIFFDINDADFPIAPCTPIASQTLPATPVTAAAGNAALNLTQQGYSLTEYAGINQLTGTITATDPATNLTDYNGSSCTRYSNVTYYDAHVFVPSATASYTIATPIGFSSMVLRVYDGSFNPDDPCANLLADNYTGSTARSVTVSLTAGQSYTLVVSNFGGTPAAGSSYSVSFATSPAGGTAYAPLQSLGYDYQYVVVNTTTNQVAQVAPTADLRTLPAGTYDVYGFLFQRDYAVSGLQNGTLGGLQAALASIAPCGRLSTNARRVTITGTSPLPVVLTTFTGREAGIANELQWHTASEQHVAYFEVQRSSDERNFKNLGRVAATNSASAHKYTFTDAMPPEGMAYYRLLIQDTDGQAAYSGVVTLQRSGQNQPALRLAAYPNPVPAGGTLRVQVQAREAQTVELTVADALGRTVVRRGVAVPAGTSLLALPEAQQWHGLYLLTVQGATGQHQQQKVVLE